In the Microcebus murinus isolate Inina chromosome X, M.murinus_Inina_mat1.0, whole genome shotgun sequence genome, AGGCACCCGGGCTGAGCAAGGTGCCCAGGGCCAAGATGGGGAACGCCCAAGCTCCTCCAGGGTCTCGCGCTCCTCTGAGAGGTCGACGAAAGACCCCCTGGCCAAGAAGGTGAGCATGTTGGTGCAATTCGTGCtgcaaaagtataaaatgaaagagCCCATTACGAAGGCTGACATGCTGAAGATTGTCACCAAGAGGTACAGGGAGCACTTCCCCGAAATCCTCCGGAAAACCACTTTGCGCATGGAGCTGGTGTTCGGCCTTCAGCTGAAGGAGGTGGATCCCAGAGGTCGCTCCTTTGAGCTCGTCAGCAAGCTGCACCTTTCCAGCGACAGGAGCCAGACCGAAGACAGCTTCCCCAAGAACGGGCTCCTGATGCCTCTTCTGAGCGTGATCTTCATGAATGGCGACCGTGCCTCTGAGGAAGAGATATGGGAATTCCTGAATGTGTTGGGGCTGCATGATGGGAGGGAGCACTTCATCTACGGGGAGCCCAGGAAGCTCATCACCAAAAATTTTGTGCAGGAGAAGTATCTGGAGTACCGACTGGTGCCCGACAGTGATCCTCCATGCTATGAGTTCCTGTGGGGTTCTAAGGCCCATGCTGAAACCAGCAAGATGAAAGTCCTAGAGTTTCTGGCGAAGGTCACTAAAACCGTTCCCAGTACCTTCCAGTCCCAGTATGAGGAGGCTTTGAAAGATGAGGAAGAGCGATCCCAAACCAGAGTTGGCGCCAGGGCTGGCGCCTCTGCCCAGGCCAGCGCCCCCGACGGGGCCACACCTGGGAGCTCCTCCCAGCCCTAGGGAAGTCCGAGGCAGCCTTCACTTTCAAGTTCAAAAGGGCTGTCGACGTTCTAGCTAATAGGGGGTGGAGACTGCacaatatgtgtctttttttgttcctgtttttcaCATATAACTTGTAGATTTATCTTTTGTTCCTACTTTTCCAGTATGTTCCCTTTATAGAGATTGAGATTCACAATCTATGTTTAAAAATGGCATGGATCACACAGTTATTGCTGTTTATCAAGTTTGCATAatagttttgtattttgtaaaacaaattgaACATCCTTCCTATGATTGTATTCTAGCACAAGAAAAACTAGCACTGAAATAGGGATTTGgtttaaaatgtgaaagaacCCCACAGTGAAATAGCTAGAGTCATAAgatggtaaaaaagaaataaaaggtggccaattcttgttttttcttattctttttagtcttgtcttttgttaaaattaaaggaTAACGTACAGTGGGATTTGGGTAGGTAACTCAGGAATGTAGGAAAAATTAAATCGTCATCAATGAGAACTGCGGTTCACTAGCTCTTTCGTCCCCAGACATGAATTGAGAATCTGCTGTCTGAAAGGCTTCATGCTTGTTCTGGGAATGTGTAGACAAAGCAGACCCAGCCCCTGCCAATAATATTTTAGAATCCAAGAGTAACTATCATACCAACTACATGGGGAGATACACTGTGACTAATAAAGGACAATAAAAGGAAGGGGTGAGGTGAGATGATATTCCAATAGTAACAGCCCTGTGTCAATACCCTGGGACAAGGCAGGCTGGATCTTGGGAAGCTGCCAGTCAGTGCCTCAGTGGGAGGGAAGTTTAAATTAGCCTGCATGTGGGGCTACATGAGGATGTTCAAATGGTGAGGGGGGCGCCCAGGCCCCCAGCTGGTGGCTGTCAGAGTGGAGAGACTACACCTACAATGGCAAACTGCTCCTAACAGTTCCTTAGGGATTGGTAGACCAGGGAGAAATCCCTCCCTGGGGCAGGATTGCAAGAACTCCTGTGCTCTGCACTCCCCGTGCAGGTGAACACAGTGCACTAAGTAAGTGCTGTGCACACTTTGTGT is a window encoding:
- the LOC142865905 gene encoding melanoma-associated antigen B4-like; the encoded protein is MPRGHKSKLRAREKRRQARGEPQGLGAAEAIAAGGEEAPSSSSAVSEGASRSAPAAGNPRKSRRARATCSSAAAVSGTRAEQGAQGQDGERPSSSRVSRSSERSTKDPLAKKVSMLVQFVLQKYKMKEPITKADMLKIVTKRYREHFPEILRKTTLRMELVFGLQLKEVDPRGRSFELVSKLHLSSDRSQTEDSFPKNGLLMPLLSVIFMNGDRASEEEIWEFLNVLGLHDGREHFIYGEPRKLITKNFVQEKYLEYRLVPDSDPPCYEFLWGSKAHAETSKMKVLEFLAKVTKTVPSTFQSQYEEALKDEEERSQTRVGARAGASAQASAPDGATPGSSSQP